The bacterium nucleotide sequence CCCAATCATGCCTCTTTCCAAGAAGGTCGCCAACGAACACCATACGAGGCATCTCAAGAACATCGCCAGCGACATCGAGCAATCTATTCTGTCCGACGTCAGCGGCTTGTTCCGGTTCAGCTTATTCATCTGGCAGAAGCAGACATCGGTCAAGATGTTTGGGAGCTATCCGTATCCCCCGAATATCTACGAGGATAACACCATCGAGTTCATCAATGTTTTCGTCAAAGAGGGCAAGCCTCCCCAACTGCCGCGCGAAGTCAAGGAGGCGAGCAAGATCACCCAGGAGCAATGGCGGAACCTCGCAATGCAGGTTTGGCCGATGTACCCGGAAGACGTCAAACGGGCAGGTGGGCATCCCGCTCCATTTCCCGTGGTTCTGCCTCAGCGGCTCATCATGATGTACACATTCATGCGCGACTCGGACGCCGGGTTCAACGGAGACATTGTCTTGGACATGTTCAACGGCTCGGGCTCAACCTGCGTTGCCGCCAAAGCGCTCGGGCGCAACTTCATCGGTATAGACCTCAACAATTCCTATTGTCAGATCGCGAGGCGTCGGCTCTTGTGCGAGCACCTGGACCCTAAAGCGGTCTTCCTGGAG carries:
- a CDS encoding site-specific DNA-methyltransferase; the encoded protein is MGSIYRIPNPANWPSDWLNKIISEDALCELRRLPDECVALAVTSPPYWNVKDYGVDGQVGQTGYANYIGDLVPIWREVSRVLIPNGKLAIVAPIMPLSKKVANEHHTRHLKNIASDIEQSILSDVSGLFRFSLFIWQKQTSVKMFGSYPYPPNIYEDNTIEFINVFVKEGKPPQLPREVKEASKITQEQWRNLAMQVWPMYPEDVKRAGGHPAPFPVVLPQRLIMMYTFMRDSDAGFNGDIVLDMFNGSGSTCVAAKALGRNFIGIDLNNSYCQIARRRLLCEHLDPKAVFLERVSVKSASNQLSPSQLSLFEGPLLPVTD